In one window of Scylla paramamosain isolate STU-SP2022 chromosome 36, ASM3559412v1, whole genome shotgun sequence DNA:
- the LOC135090960 gene encoding signal peptide peptidase-like 2B isoform X1, producing the protein MAAFAAFISTILLSILSQHVAQAWKEYPSPGILVSRPNASSHETHKYCINFYRPITKLAADEDSAQYYPVSDALEWNVCNEFEPPPATADFKDRMVFIADDNCSTVDQASRVQSYGAVGTLIVRDKEKIISINETKYNLTLAFIHNLTYMKIMESGDEVTVALYSPVITPFTPSLVIIWFMALFTVSVGSFWSGKVRHKLYLNERETIVRVPGEGEPEGGGGMPQEETSMSLSPFSIVGFVILMCLMLLSLYYFYKYLVYVIMAMFCIASSMAVFSCLHPLVSRIPCGTCRTPYFNIYLVRGTLELRQILLLLFAVSMAIVWVVMRKEPWAWILQDALGIAFCINVLRMIRLPNLKICAILLSGLVVYDIFFVFITPLITADHKSIMVEVAKGGPSHEQLPIVLKVPNFAKEITEVCSSIEDYNLLGFGDILVPGLLIAFAFSFDLQVGTPRYVYYLVNVIGYGVGLLVTFVALWLLSGAQPALLYLVPFTLIPTMLTALIRGEFKAMWSADSDKYDMESGDEEGEAGVGEDDSTEEDLPHVT; encoded by the exons ATGGCTGCCTTCGCGGCGTTCATTAGCACAATACTCCTTTCAATTCTCAGCCAACACGTCGCGCAG GCGTGGAAGGAGTACCCATCACCTGGCATCCTTGTCAGCCGCCCAAACGCCTCCAGCCATGAGACTCACAAGTACTGCATCAACTTCTACCGACCAATCACCAAACTGGCTGCTGACGAAGACTCGGCT CAATACTACCCTGTCTCTGATGCGCTGGAGTGGAATGTGTGTAACGAGTTTGAGCCGCCTCCTGCCACTGCCGATTTCAAGGACAGGATGGTGTTCATTGCCGATGACAACTGCTCCACTGTAGACCAGGCCAGCAGAGTGCAG aGTTATGGTGCTGTTGGTACCCTGATagtgagagacaaagagaagattaTCAgcattaatgaaacaaaatacaaCCTCACTCTGGCCTTTATCCATAACCTCACCTACATGAAGATCATG GAATCAGGGGATGAGGTGACTGTGGCCCTGTACTCCCCAGTCATCACCCCATTTACTCCCAGCCTGGTGATCATATGGTTTATGGCCCTCTTCACCGTCTCTGTGGGTTCCTTCTGGTCCGGTAAAGTTCGCCATAAGCT GTACCTGAACGAGAGGGAGACCATAGTGAGAGTGCCAGGAGAGGGGGAGCctgagggtgggggaggaatgCCGCAGGAAGAGACGTCCATGAGTCTGTCACCCTTCAGCATTGTGGGTTTTGTCATCCTAATGTGCCTCATGCTGCTCAGTCTGTACTACTTCTACAAATACCTGG TGTACGTCATCATGGCCATGTTCTGCATTGCCTCCTCCATGGCTGTGTTCTCCTGCCTCCACCCACTGGTGTCCCGCATCCCCTGTGGCACCTGCAG GACGCCTTACTTCAACATCTATCTGGTGAGGGGAACGCTGGAGCTGCGCcagatcctgctgctgctgtttgccGTCAGTATGGCCATAGTGTGGGTGGTGATGAGGAAGGAACCCTGGGCCTGGATCCTACAGGACGCTCTGGGTATTGCATTCTG TATCAACGTTCTGCGGATGATCCGATTACCAAACCTGAAGATCTGTGCCATCCTCCTGAGTGGCCTGGTGGTGTACGAcatcttctttgtcttcatcaCCCCTCTCATCACAGCG GACCACAAGAGCATTATGGTGGAGGTGGCCAAGGGAGGGCCAAGCCATGAACAACTCCCCATTGTTCTGAAGGTGCCAAACTTTGCCAAGGAGATCACTGAGGTGTGTTCCTCTATAGAAGACTACAATCTACTTGGTTTTGGTGACATTCTGGTGCCTGGCCTCCTCATAGCCTTTGCATTCTCCTTCGACCTGCAAGTGGGAACACCTCGCTATGTCTACTACTTGGTGAATGTTATAG GCTATGGTGTGGGTCTCCTGGTCACCTTTGTTGCCTTGTGGCTTCTGAGTGGTGCCCAGCCAGCCCTCCTCTACCTGGTGCCCTTCACTCTCATCCCCACCATGCTCACAGCTCTCATACGTGGGGAGTTCAAGGCCATGTGGTCAGCTGACTCAGATAAG TATGATATGGAAAGTGGAGATGAAGAAGGGGAAGCGGGCGTGGGTGAAGACGACAGCACAGAGGAGGACCTACCCCACGTCACTTAA
- the LOC135090960 gene encoding signal peptide peptidase-like 2B isoform X3, with amino-acid sequence MAAFAAFISTILLSILSQHVAQAWKEYPSPGILVSRPNASSHETHKYCINFYRPITKLAADEDSAQYYPVSDALEWNVCNEFEPPPATADFKDRMVFIADDNCSTVDQASRVQSYGAVGTLIVRDKEKIISINETKYNLTLAFIHNLTYMKIMESGDEVTVALYSPVITPFTPSLVIIWFMALFTVSVGSFWSGKVRHKLYLNERETIVRVPGEGEPEGGGGMPQEETSMSLSPFSIVGFVILMCLMLLSLYYFYKYLVYVIMAMFCIASSMAVFSCLHPLVSRIPCGTCRTPYFNIYLVRGTLELRQILLLLFAVSMAIVWVVMRKEPWAWILQDALGIAFCINVLRMIRLPNLKICAILLSGLVVYDIFFVFITPLITADHKSIMVEVAKGGPSHEQLPIVLKVPNFAKEITEVCSSIEDYNLLGFGDILVPGLLIAFAFSFDLQVGTPRYVYYLVNVIGYGVGLLVTFVALWLLSGAQPALLYLVPFTLIPTMLTALIRGEFKAMWSADSDKVGGEGGKGKGGLKRV; translated from the exons ATGGCTGCCTTCGCGGCGTTCATTAGCACAATACTCCTTTCAATTCTCAGCCAACACGTCGCGCAG GCGTGGAAGGAGTACCCATCACCTGGCATCCTTGTCAGCCGCCCAAACGCCTCCAGCCATGAGACTCACAAGTACTGCATCAACTTCTACCGACCAATCACCAAACTGGCTGCTGACGAAGACTCGGCT CAATACTACCCTGTCTCTGATGCGCTGGAGTGGAATGTGTGTAACGAGTTTGAGCCGCCTCCTGCCACTGCCGATTTCAAGGACAGGATGGTGTTCATTGCCGATGACAACTGCTCCACTGTAGACCAGGCCAGCAGAGTGCAG aGTTATGGTGCTGTTGGTACCCTGATagtgagagacaaagagaagattaTCAgcattaatgaaacaaaatacaaCCTCACTCTGGCCTTTATCCATAACCTCACCTACATGAAGATCATG GAATCAGGGGATGAGGTGACTGTGGCCCTGTACTCCCCAGTCATCACCCCATTTACTCCCAGCCTGGTGATCATATGGTTTATGGCCCTCTTCACCGTCTCTGTGGGTTCCTTCTGGTCCGGTAAAGTTCGCCATAAGCT GTACCTGAACGAGAGGGAGACCATAGTGAGAGTGCCAGGAGAGGGGGAGCctgagggtgggggaggaatgCCGCAGGAAGAGACGTCCATGAGTCTGTCACCCTTCAGCATTGTGGGTTTTGTCATCCTAATGTGCCTCATGCTGCTCAGTCTGTACTACTTCTACAAATACCTGG TGTACGTCATCATGGCCATGTTCTGCATTGCCTCCTCCATGGCTGTGTTCTCCTGCCTCCACCCACTGGTGTCCCGCATCCCCTGTGGCACCTGCAG GACGCCTTACTTCAACATCTATCTGGTGAGGGGAACGCTGGAGCTGCGCcagatcctgctgctgctgtttgccGTCAGTATGGCCATAGTGTGGGTGGTGATGAGGAAGGAACCCTGGGCCTGGATCCTACAGGACGCTCTGGGTATTGCATTCTG TATCAACGTTCTGCGGATGATCCGATTACCAAACCTGAAGATCTGTGCCATCCTCCTGAGTGGCCTGGTGGTGTACGAcatcttctttgtcttcatcaCCCCTCTCATCACAGCG GACCACAAGAGCATTATGGTGGAGGTGGCCAAGGGAGGGCCAAGCCATGAACAACTCCCCATTGTTCTGAAGGTGCCAAACTTTGCCAAGGAGATCACTGAGGTGTGTTCCTCTATAGAAGACTACAATCTACTTGGTTTTGGTGACATTCTGGTGCCTGGCCTCCTCATAGCCTTTGCATTCTCCTTCGACCTGCAAGTGGGAACACCTCGCTATGTCTACTACTTGGTGAATGTTATAG GCTATGGTGTGGGTCTCCTGGTCACCTTTGTTGCCTTGTGGCTTCTGAGTGGTGCCCAGCCAGCCCTCCTCTACCTGGTGCCCTTCACTCTCATCCCCACCATGCTCACAGCTCTCATACGTGGGGAGTTCAAGGCCATGTGGTCAGCTGACTCAGATAAG gttggaggtgagggaggcaagGGGAAGGGGGGCCTCAAGAGAG TATGA
- the LOC135090960 gene encoding signal peptide peptidase-like 2B isoform X4: MAAFAAFISTILLSILSQHVAQAWKEYPSPGILVSRPNASSHETHKYCINFYRPITKLAADEDSAQYYPVSDALEWNVCNEFEPPPATADFKDRMVFIADDNCSTVDQASRVQSYGAVGTLIVRDKEKIISINETKYNLTLAFIHNLTYMKIMESGDEVTVALYSPVITPFTPSLVIIWFMALFTVSVGSFWSGKVRHKLYLNERETIVRVPGEGEPEGGGGMPQEETSMSLSPFSIVGFVILMCLMLLSLYYFYKYLVYVIMAMFCIASSMAVFSCLHPLVSRIPCGTCRTPYFNIYLVRGTLELRQILLLLFAVSMAIVWVVMRKEPWAWILQDALGIAFCINVLRMIRLPNLKICAILLSGLVVYDIFFVFITPLITADHKSIMVEVAKGGPSHEQLPIVLKVPNFAKEITEVCSSIEDYNLLGFGDILVPGLLIAFAFSFDLQVGTPRYVYYLVNVIGYGVGLLVTFVALWLLSGAQPALLYLVPFTLIPTMLTALIRGEFKAMWSADSDKQHHKFC; the protein is encoded by the exons ATGGCTGCCTTCGCGGCGTTCATTAGCACAATACTCCTTTCAATTCTCAGCCAACACGTCGCGCAG GCGTGGAAGGAGTACCCATCACCTGGCATCCTTGTCAGCCGCCCAAACGCCTCCAGCCATGAGACTCACAAGTACTGCATCAACTTCTACCGACCAATCACCAAACTGGCTGCTGACGAAGACTCGGCT CAATACTACCCTGTCTCTGATGCGCTGGAGTGGAATGTGTGTAACGAGTTTGAGCCGCCTCCTGCCACTGCCGATTTCAAGGACAGGATGGTGTTCATTGCCGATGACAACTGCTCCACTGTAGACCAGGCCAGCAGAGTGCAG aGTTATGGTGCTGTTGGTACCCTGATagtgagagacaaagagaagattaTCAgcattaatgaaacaaaatacaaCCTCACTCTGGCCTTTATCCATAACCTCACCTACATGAAGATCATG GAATCAGGGGATGAGGTGACTGTGGCCCTGTACTCCCCAGTCATCACCCCATTTACTCCCAGCCTGGTGATCATATGGTTTATGGCCCTCTTCACCGTCTCTGTGGGTTCCTTCTGGTCCGGTAAAGTTCGCCATAAGCT GTACCTGAACGAGAGGGAGACCATAGTGAGAGTGCCAGGAGAGGGGGAGCctgagggtgggggaggaatgCCGCAGGAAGAGACGTCCATGAGTCTGTCACCCTTCAGCATTGTGGGTTTTGTCATCCTAATGTGCCTCATGCTGCTCAGTCTGTACTACTTCTACAAATACCTGG TGTACGTCATCATGGCCATGTTCTGCATTGCCTCCTCCATGGCTGTGTTCTCCTGCCTCCACCCACTGGTGTCCCGCATCCCCTGTGGCACCTGCAG GACGCCTTACTTCAACATCTATCTGGTGAGGGGAACGCTGGAGCTGCGCcagatcctgctgctgctgtttgccGTCAGTATGGCCATAGTGTGGGTGGTGATGAGGAAGGAACCCTGGGCCTGGATCCTACAGGACGCTCTGGGTATTGCATTCTG TATCAACGTTCTGCGGATGATCCGATTACCAAACCTGAAGATCTGTGCCATCCTCCTGAGTGGCCTGGTGGTGTACGAcatcttctttgtcttcatcaCCCCTCTCATCACAGCG GACCACAAGAGCATTATGGTGGAGGTGGCCAAGGGAGGGCCAAGCCATGAACAACTCCCCATTGTTCTGAAGGTGCCAAACTTTGCCAAGGAGATCACTGAGGTGTGTTCCTCTATAGAAGACTACAATCTACTTGGTTTTGGTGACATTCTGGTGCCTGGCCTCCTCATAGCCTTTGCATTCTCCTTCGACCTGCAAGTGGGAACACCTCGCTATGTCTACTACTTGGTGAATGTTATAG GCTATGGTGTGGGTCTCCTGGTCACCTTTGTTGCCTTGTGGCTTCTGAGTGGTGCCCAGCCAGCCCTCCTCTACCTGGTGCCCTTCACTCTCATCCCCACCATGCTCACAGCTCTCATACGTGGGGAGTTCAAGGCCATGTGGTCAGCTGACTCAGATAAG CAACACCATAAATTTTGCTAG
- the LOC135090960 gene encoding signal peptide peptidase-like 2B isoform X2, which translates to MAAFAAFISTILLSILSQHVAQAWKEYPSPGILVSRPNASSHETHKYCINFYRPITKLAADEDSAQYYPVSDALEWNVCNEFEPPPATADFKDRMVFIADDNCSTVDQASRVQSYGAVGTLIVRDKEKIISINETKYNLTLAFIHNLTYMKIMESGDEVTVALYSPVITPFTPSLVIIWFMALFTVSVGSFWSGKVRHKLYLNERETIVRVPGEGEPEGGGGMPQEETSMSLSPFSIVGFVILMCLMLLSLYYFYKYLVYVIMAMFCIASSMAVFSCLHPLVSRIPCGTCRTPYFNIYLVRGTLELRQILLLLFAVSMAIVWVVMRKEPWAWILQDALGIAFCINVLRMIRLPNLKICAILLSGLVVYDIFFVFITPLITADHKSIMVEVAKGGPSHEQLPIVLKVPNFAKEITEVCSSIEDYNLLGFGDILVPGLLIAFAFSFDLQVGTPRYVYYLVNVIGYGVGLLVTFVALWLLSGAQPALLYLVPFTLIPTMLTALIRGEFKAMWSADSDKVGGEGGKGKGGLKRATP; encoded by the exons ATGGCTGCCTTCGCGGCGTTCATTAGCACAATACTCCTTTCAATTCTCAGCCAACACGTCGCGCAG GCGTGGAAGGAGTACCCATCACCTGGCATCCTTGTCAGCCGCCCAAACGCCTCCAGCCATGAGACTCACAAGTACTGCATCAACTTCTACCGACCAATCACCAAACTGGCTGCTGACGAAGACTCGGCT CAATACTACCCTGTCTCTGATGCGCTGGAGTGGAATGTGTGTAACGAGTTTGAGCCGCCTCCTGCCACTGCCGATTTCAAGGACAGGATGGTGTTCATTGCCGATGACAACTGCTCCACTGTAGACCAGGCCAGCAGAGTGCAG aGTTATGGTGCTGTTGGTACCCTGATagtgagagacaaagagaagattaTCAgcattaatgaaacaaaatacaaCCTCACTCTGGCCTTTATCCATAACCTCACCTACATGAAGATCATG GAATCAGGGGATGAGGTGACTGTGGCCCTGTACTCCCCAGTCATCACCCCATTTACTCCCAGCCTGGTGATCATATGGTTTATGGCCCTCTTCACCGTCTCTGTGGGTTCCTTCTGGTCCGGTAAAGTTCGCCATAAGCT GTACCTGAACGAGAGGGAGACCATAGTGAGAGTGCCAGGAGAGGGGGAGCctgagggtgggggaggaatgCCGCAGGAAGAGACGTCCATGAGTCTGTCACCCTTCAGCATTGTGGGTTTTGTCATCCTAATGTGCCTCATGCTGCTCAGTCTGTACTACTTCTACAAATACCTGG TGTACGTCATCATGGCCATGTTCTGCATTGCCTCCTCCATGGCTGTGTTCTCCTGCCTCCACCCACTGGTGTCCCGCATCCCCTGTGGCACCTGCAG GACGCCTTACTTCAACATCTATCTGGTGAGGGGAACGCTGGAGCTGCGCcagatcctgctgctgctgtttgccGTCAGTATGGCCATAGTGTGGGTGGTGATGAGGAAGGAACCCTGGGCCTGGATCCTACAGGACGCTCTGGGTATTGCATTCTG TATCAACGTTCTGCGGATGATCCGATTACCAAACCTGAAGATCTGTGCCATCCTCCTGAGTGGCCTGGTGGTGTACGAcatcttctttgtcttcatcaCCCCTCTCATCACAGCG GACCACAAGAGCATTATGGTGGAGGTGGCCAAGGGAGGGCCAAGCCATGAACAACTCCCCATTGTTCTGAAGGTGCCAAACTTTGCCAAGGAGATCACTGAGGTGTGTTCCTCTATAGAAGACTACAATCTACTTGGTTTTGGTGACATTCTGGTGCCTGGCCTCCTCATAGCCTTTGCATTCTCCTTCGACCTGCAAGTGGGAACACCTCGCTATGTCTACTACTTGGTGAATGTTATAG GCTATGGTGTGGGTCTCCTGGTCACCTTTGTTGCCTTGTGGCTTCTGAGTGGTGCCCAGCCAGCCCTCCTCTACCTGGTGCCCTTCACTCTCATCCCCACCATGCTCACAGCTCTCATACGTGGGGAGTTCAAGGCCATGTGGTCAGCTGACTCAGATAAG gttggaggtgagggaggcaagGGGAAGGGGGGCCTCAAGAGAG CAACACCATAA
- the LOC135090963 gene encoding sorting nexin-29-like — protein sequence MSTSSDPDPHSAKRQELLSGILSAVQGCQVRFGGRTELATESDERVAFLCTQLEATLSHGLKPRPPNRGLAAIKQVTGIVTSGLSLNLGLPAAEHETSVLWWYVRELLTRHEYERFLLLKNVTTDVGRGRAWLRSLLNEHSLERYMHIVVCDEAMLKQWYEPWALLRHQEMAAMLPNLAAGLDSILFAINIDNGELNDGCQTEGEVKPDTGGTASLEPEAQVAPAVSPPAESSTAAKRRDIKKKKKKVPSQLISFDDDYSRPDQGDVRSPLYHSAPTTCLSSPAPTTANSTPFSDRLEKYAHLRELEQAKKVLDSSKDAEASVEGPKEMGNVSTKPVREAPSPLQDCEVLDDGSSLGKERSHTFDDDSFHSLHEPSYQQLFENILPKQTDASPESNGNNTTENTIASNSVPITKPQRPNSIYNQETGSYKSNQSNLSGDSFPSSDGDGGTVFTPVGRNSACSLIPVSPRGFTPFTGSRSDDENSIHSYTQEEVEEAAAAAVAAVMEGRGGSGGGGVISPPSVTSTVPSSSSGDTTLTLDELKSAVLEISRARDAAEGRRAEVAAALTQEMETSSMLRAEIALLQSQQQDILDKLNTRINALTRENELLKHQLKKYVGAVQLLRRQETQEAGQALSRTTPEYRDYHHEATAYEKKLIQVAEMHGELMEFNERLHKLLRLRESQVKNLRQQLVDLRGPLPDTPEEEEEEDLVSPRSPAREMDVSPCSRTLINIWIPTAFLTGSSADAHHVYQIYIRIKDDEWNIYRRFAQFYELHRQLKKKDPIIKSFDFPQKKTFGYKDEGVVEERRVRLQRYLRQVVNLLLTSHPQLTASPDKATFASVLPFFAEMVVTQDAGSSSSSSGSRPRPSRRGVLSRLSGAPMEQPVVPDSPQYNGL from the exons ATGTCTACAAGCAGTGATCCTG ACCCTCACAGTGCTAAGAGACAGGAATTGCTGTCGGGAATTCTGTCGGCAGTTCAGGGATGTCAG GTGAGGTTTGGTGGCCGCACGGAGTTAGCCACAGAGTCCGACGAGAGGGTGGCCTTCCTCTGCACCCAGCTGGAGGCCACACTCTCTCATGGCCTCAAGCCTCGACCCCCAAACAGAGGTCTCGCTGCCATCAA GCAAGTAACTGGCATAGTGACTTCAGGACTCAGTCTCAACCTTGGCCTCCCTGCTGCTGAACATGAGACTTCAG TGCTTTGGTGGTATGTGCGGGAGCTGCTCACTCGCCATGAATACGAACGTTTCCTTCTCCTGAAAAATGTCACCACTGATGTTGGGCGAGGCCGGGCGTGGCTTAGGAGTCTGCTCAATGAACATTCCCTTGAGAGATACATGCAT ATAGTGGTGTGTGATGAGGCAATGCTGAAGCAGTGGTATGAGCCATGGGCATTACTTAGGCACCAAGAGATGGCTGCCATGCTTCCCAACCTGGCTGCTG GTTTGGATTCAATACTGTTTGCTATCAACATTGATAATGGGGAGCTTAATGATGGCTGCCAGACTGAGGGGGAAGTCAAACCCGACACTGGGGGCACTGCCTCCTTGGAACCCGAGGCCCAGGTGGCCCCTGCCGTGTCGCCACCAGCAG AAAGCTCCACTGCTGCCAAGAGGagagacataaagaaaaagaagaagaaagtccCATCACAGCTGATCTCCTTTGATGACGACTACTCCAGACCAGACCAGGGAGATGTGCGGTCGCCCCTGTACCACAGCGCACCCACCACCTGCCTCAGCTCCCCTGCGCCCACCACAGCCAACTCCACCCCTTTTAGCGATCGCCTGGAGAAGTATGCACACCTAAGAGAACTTGAGCAGGCAAAGAAAGTGCTTGACTCATCCAAAGATGCAGAGGCGAGTGTAGAAGGACCAAAGGAAATGGGGAATGTCAGTACTAAGCCAGTGAGGGAAGCTCCCAGTCCCTTACAAGACTGTGAGGTGTTAGATGATGGCAGTTCACTTGGGAAAGAGAGAAGCCATACTTTTGATGACGACTCCTTCCATTCTCTGCATGAACCCAGTTACCAGCAGCTCTTTGAGAACATCTTGCCCAAGCAGACAGATGCCTCACCTGAAAGCAATGGGAATAACACCACTGAGAACACTATAGCATCCAATTCTGTTCCCATCACCAAACCTCAGAGACCAAACAGTATCTACAATCAGGAGACGGGATCCTACAAGTCCAATCAGTCCAATCTATCAGGAGACAGTTTCCCTTCAAG tgatggtgatggaggcaCAGTGTTCACCCCTGTGGGCAGGAACAGCGCCTGCAGCCTCATCCCTGTCAGTCCGAGAGGCTTCACTCCCTTCACTGGCTCTCGTTCAGATGATGAAAACTCAATTCACAGCTACACACAG gaggaggtggaggaggcggcggcagcagcagtggcagcagtgatggagggacggggaggcagtggtggcggtggtgtcaTCAGCCCTCCCTCAGTCACCTCCACGGTGCCCAGCTCATCCAGCGGAGACACAACCCTCACCCTTG ATGAATTGAAGTCCGCCGTGCTGGAGATCAGCCGGGCGAGGGATGCAGCGGAGGGGCGGAGGGCGGAGGTGGCCGCTGCTCTCACTCAGGAGATGGAGACGTCATCCATGCTGAGGGCGGAGATCGCTCTCCTACAAAGCCAGCAGCAAGACATACTGGACAAACTCAACACAAGGATTAATGCACTCACTCG GGAGAATGAGCTACTGAAGCACCAGCTCAAGAAGTATGTGGGTGCAGTGCAATTGTTGAGGCGACAGGAGACCCAGGAGGCAGGCCAGGCATTGAGCAGAACCACACCAGAGTACAGAGACTACCACCATGAGGCAACTGCATATGAAAAGAAACTCATTCAG GTGGCAGAGATGCATGGGGAGCTGATGGAGTTTAATGAACGGCTACACAAACTGCTTCGTCTTCGTGAGtcccag GTAAAGAACCTGCGGCAGCAACTTGTAGATCTGCGAGGGCCCCTTCCAGACAcccccgaggaggaggaggaggaggacctggtGAGCCCAAGGAGCCCTGCCAGAGAGATGGATGTTAGTCCCTGTTCTCGCACTCTCATTAATATTTGGATACCCACTGCCTTCCTCACTGGCTCCTCTGCAGATGCTCACCATGTTTATCAG ATATACATTCGCATCAAGGATGACGAGTGGAATATCTACCGGAGATTTGCTCAGTTTTATGAGCTCCATAGGCAACTCAAGAAGAAGGATCCAATTATAAAATCCTTTGACTTCCCTCAAAAGAAGACTTTTGGTTATAAG GATGAGGGTGTGGTGGAGGAGCGGCGGGTGCGGCTGCAGCGGTACCTGCGGCAGGTGGTGAACCTGCTCCTCACCTCACACCCACAGCTCACCGCCTCACCGGATAAGGCAACCTTTGCCAGTGTGTTGCCATTCTTTGC GGAGATGGTGGTAACTCAGGAcgccggcagcagcagcagtagcagtggcagTCGCCCAAGGCCTTCCCGGCGAGGGGTGCTGTCCCGGCTGTCTGGGGCGCCCATGGAGCAGCCAGTGGTGCCGGACTCCCCTCAGTACAATGGCCTCTAG